The Rhodocytophaga rosea genome has a segment encoding these proteins:
- a CDS encoding cyclic-phosphate processing receiver domain-containing protein, producing the protein MPYNLFLDDLRTVDMVYKHLIDTDFVIVRTYLDFVSYIQQNGLPDFISFDNDLGEDAAGNLLEDGYAAAKWLVYESGLDLRNFNFKVHSANPVARVQIESLLNNYIAFLNKEKGL; encoded by the coding sequence ATGCCGTATAACCTTTTTCTGGATGATCTGCGGACTGTTGACATGGTGTATAAACATCTCATCGATACTGATTTTGTAATCGTACGGACATACCTGGACTTTGTGTCCTATATTCAGCAGAACGGGTTGCCTGATTTTATCAGCTTTGACAACGACCTGGGCGAAGATGCCGCCGGAAATTTACTCGAAGATGGCTATGCAGCTGCCAAATGGCTTGTATACGAAAGCGGATTAGACCTAAGGAATTTTAATTTCAAGGTACATTCTGCTAACCCAGTAGCCAGAGTTCAGATTGAATCTTTATTGAACAATTATATTGCTTTTCTGAATAAAGAGAAAGGATTATAA
- a CDS encoding DMT family transporter, which produces MTSIKLSKAIVYMALAVFLYALSNVFVKLLAHVPSMEIVFFRAVVSLILGFLLIKKYSISLLGSNKKFLLSRAFFSSLALMLSYASLPHLPLATTAVIGYLSPIFIAILAFIILKESVHPLQWLLFLFTFSGIIVIKGFDPHVELIYFLLGLLSILFSAFGYITIRQAIQSEHPLTIVLYTSFLSILLSLPFLPGNWSMTVYSWNDWIFLFATAVLTQAAQLLMIKAYQMEDAVKISNLNYTSIIYALVLGYLFFGETLSVATCMGMFVVLTGIFLNVNFNQIRQYLRLGRKAEVMK; this is translated from the coding sequence ATGACCAGTATCAAACTTTCAAAGGCGATTGTATATATGGCGCTTGCCGTTTTTCTGTATGCGCTCAGCAATGTTTTTGTGAAGCTGTTGGCTCATGTGCCCAGCATGGAAATTGTGTTTTTCAGGGCAGTTGTCTCTTTAATCTTGGGGTTTCTGCTGATCAAAAAATACAGCATATCTTTGCTGGGCAGCAACAAAAAATTTCTACTTAGCCGGGCTTTCTTCAGTTCGCTTGCCCTGATGTTATCGTATGCCTCCCTGCCACATTTACCCCTGGCAACCACGGCTGTTATTGGTTACCTCTCCCCTATTTTTATAGCAATCCTGGCGTTTATTATTCTAAAAGAAAGTGTCCATCCCCTGCAATGGCTACTATTTCTATTCACATTTTCAGGCATCATTGTTATCAAAGGCTTCGATCCTCATGTTGAGCTTATCTATTTTCTGCTTGGATTGCTCAGCATCCTGTTTTCTGCCTTTGGCTATATTACCATCCGCCAGGCGATACAAAGCGAACATCCGCTTACGATTGTTTTATATACTTCTTTTCTGTCAATTCTGTTGAGTTTACCTTTTTTACCCGGAAACTGGTCAATGACTGTGTATAGTTGGAATGACTGGATATTTCTGTTCGCTACGGCAGTATTAACACAGGCAGCTCAACTCCTCATGATTAAAGCCTACCAGATGGAAGATGCCGTAAAAATATCTAATCTGAATTATACCAGCATTATTTATGCACTGGTGTTAGGATACCTGTTTTTCGGAGAAACCCTAAGTGTGGCTACTTGTATGGGTATGTTTGTAGTGTTGACCGGCATATTTCTGAATGTAAATTTTAATCAGATCCGCCAGTATTTGAGATTAGGCAGGAAAGCAGAAGTAATGAAGTGA